One Temnothorax longispinosus isolate EJ_2023e chromosome 8, Tlon_JGU_v1, whole genome shotgun sequence genomic region harbors:
- the LOC139817202 gene encoding uncharacterized protein isoform X2 translates to MCLMAGGRNNSEQNGNLDKTHQWHGHDSLNSSRTFKPSLSNEFKRRKSAEQRRTIVKNISLLQDGILRIFTDSLHCDLNIIHGYKIIRINECIVRARSPRLYQVLKPYFVYTNKTIQCILDKTGLFHQIEGFVRLLYGNLDFTREEQLLVKIILNTTYKCQSLNDVDTDISRVDNRIYEKCLALNHDAHLQDVKDYVIANASPAASEMADSGLETGSISPHDTTTSETSSTDLEVRAAEYISATDDASDRIRAERRRDDKCDRETFLLYDEPCESLNDGAYREKSAIHAVSNDRSVTHPSSLMEAERQLADTSNNVQEAKLNAEEIFQYESRMLNEPFYESDCGSDENESFEFIEPIPSASDDHREDTSANCNVEWKAQSDTEESESRTAETSREYDHSRFTNATGRNTSSTSGYYFIDASTLNDEVDIVSTNVTRNQYGNDSTSPSCLTFSSTYSDTDCTDANKSNNAVDEQSYKYTPLKTLPLQTGHERVAEFQRELKLTEYLQPLSESRKIKRVDSAVEEKIEASKPTEKESLAVEIKEADSGESAHPSPCPDNNTKLNNRDEKAETSSMIEATRSKNEKDANATENRRPSLIRGNTFELDSNDEKLSVLRQEYERRQGSLIFQSAIPQYSGHRVDGDSICHHVPPDSVVPRPPRTEPSSITFTPDMRVAVNTQHSMSYLLDGQRGQQYEINQTQTQTTYLQSGLSESCAVYPVVKSASDKSIMDRGMDSDDASNPCCSSLPVTLDSILEKGNRTEPVKRSKRDEATPIISGGVSTSDYSKPSDSPTVRRKTESTPIVSGGSVIMNKPEVKVKSSRMSSSMTAWVVDMSDCNKEEPKSRNTSRSMSQSFSTSESIRKSTQKSGTHEKHGSLGFFVNLKDVNDDVKRDRSLERKQERDGNGKPYCEFYVDISDKNNSVKVKSAERQDTGTINDISNKGEEKKNIFSMFIDLNDTRETGGDAAAVVVAPTHRRSFSTIIPNKLTDIKTDDSSSRDNSSATGDNQLPQEQKKEKTKPSVFMFIESDSPVVRRRTLSTSRPTFKRHSWNVDKTHATSSGNASNGCVAKELMFRREHKRAHSVSMDSRGITKQFQAKTSSSSHSLSDAAKADSYNHKNFKTLQEREINSNNMDTSSEDVFEFDVKDTPPNSHVEIENEQLRVVSVNHCEYKEIVDDHVENLETNETKAYEDEFSETSAWEKTCTESTEGHTRKSETFDISSGSEPSPSDSDNHYYDVTDVLNSSVNDRSQLRAAGNSSKISETRKSLSETIKKIECELKEPEYNGADQTYDCRFSKKTGKVLGRTLKNLHSDFHKTSTCSFVRLSDLDKTPTANHASDVLTVQKDDRSTYRMSSSIPETSWIESKLAVTRNNGPAVKPVSRKLASVMSTSLPSKQKSPLEDLTGDCEAEGIISESDLSSMQSSMGRSGAEGSTEETETSSIAGAKPYNRLGEDLLRMFLEEINPDITIDVAGRHIRAHKCILSSRCQYFAAILSGGWIESAGNVISLQGYSYNAVHFALCHIYSGESNIPDSISIVELATLADMLCLEGLKEVIGYTLKLKYCHLFHKPCQICAVGVLECMPLAAAYGLDEVYRKSLRWITKHFVRIWPCKTFATLPRELTEKCYHQHIVHMSTDNVLQTMMDCDKLLATLPNVRWAEPVFRMVSNLLETSIKFLSENFASVLGNDNFQSLGRELTWNISRLEDHFLAAVEHVLPEQACKSYSKLNKMLVTSQTDDFQGKIKWGPLFIDFLHKLQVRVEKCLVRDAARAARTTAWLKMDLELRRRIQELACLVILPHETSKHLSRHSNFLKESRAPPNRSTISRSLDLKRVKMAISEHNDKTLKQIPSSTKPTKKVLCKPKTDPLERKMQEDKQITSETVRPKSWPNKIEVKSRYLEPRNKPVPKENVPMHHDKIVQQRRKIMISSSDSSRTSSPAMKRATDKKPLSKMKLPVRKDVKALSSDSLTEANAGRTGNKKDLISKSCAITRPESPSFKQKSTEIGLSVDSLETKSKPVTVKKKVNKMDTSMSTDSLMTEVTTTPKSNVSNKLSPTLIKANKTQTYDRMKKSSPPTQQRSPLTITKRPLRSVESSTAASRSRAAAISSTYHGSPSLRRNLLDAARTPDVPGKPVNTVAPFRTRLVMQTNVPLNAKRERKETQTSQSSDSPSKKSSPKSNISGKMGGSGKSVIAGKKIVGNKADDKIKKCHTQEAQRQPTVGSRSGTFLKDEPTILKKVDIKSSQINT, encoded by the exons ATGTGCCTCATGGCTGGAGGCAGGAACAACAGCGAGCAAAATGGAAATTTAGACAAAACGCACCAGTGGCACGGCCACGATAGTCTCAACTCCTCTAGAACGTTTAAACCTTCTTTGAGTAATGAATTCAAGAGACGAAAGAGTGCGGAACAACGTCGCACTATTGTCAAAAATATTAGCCTATTGCAAGACGGTATTCTGAG AATATTTACGGATTCCTTGCATTGtgatcttaatataatacatggttacaaaataatacgtataaaCGAGTGTATTGTTAGAGCAAGATCGCCACGCTTGTACCAAGTTCTCAAACCTTATTTCGTTTACACTAACAAAACGATCCAATGCATTCTTGATAAAACCGGACTTTTCCATCAGATTGAAGGTTTTGTAAG GCTTCTCTACGGTAATCTGGACTTTACTCGAGAAGAGCAGTTGTTGGTGAAAATCATTTTGAATACAACGTACAAGTGTCAGTCTTTAAATGACGTCGATACCGATATATCTCGTGTTGACAACAG GATATACGAGAAATGTCTAGCGTTGAACCATGACGCGCATCTGCAGGACGTAAAGGATTATGTTATAGCGAATGCGAGCCCTGCTGCATCAGAAATGGCTGATTCTGGTTTGGAGACAGGTTCGATAAGTCCACACGATACGACGACATCGGAGACGTCGAGCACGGACTTGGAGGTGCGAGCGGCAGAGTACATTTCCGCTACGGACGATGCATCGGATCGGATACGTGCCGAGCGACGTCGCGACGACAAGTGCGATCGCGAGACATTTTTGTTGTACGATGAACCCTGCGAGTCACTCAACGATGGCGCGTATCGTGAAAAGAGCGCGATCCACGCTGTATCGAATGATCGTAGCGTAACGCACCCCTCGTCCCTAATGGAAGCGGAACGTCAGCTCGCGGATACGTCGAACAACGTCCAGGAGGCGAAACTGAATGCCGAAGAGATCTTCCAGTACGAGAGTCGGATGTTGAATGAGCCATTCTACGAATCGGATTGCGGCAGCGATGAAAACGAATCTTTCGAATTTATCGAGCCCATCCCTTCGGCGAGTGATGACCATCGCGAAGATACTTCCGCAAACTGTAACGTGGAGTGGAAAGCACAGTCCGATACCGAAGAATCGGAAAGCAGAACAGCTGAAACGAGCCGAGAATACGATCATTCTCGTTTTACTAACGCGACTGGTCGTAACACGTCCTCCACGAGCGGTTATTACTTCATCGATGCGTCTACCTTGAATGACGAGGTGGACATTGTGTCTACGAATGTAACGAGGAATCAGTACGGCAATGATAGTACATCGCCGTCGTGTCTAACGTTTTCCTCAACGTACTCGGATACAGATTGCACGGATGCGAACAAATCGAATAATGCCGTGGATGAACAATCGTACAAGTATACGCCACTTAAAACGTTGCCTTTGCAAACGGGCCATGAGCGAGTGGCAGAATTTCAACGAGAACTGAAACTCACCGAATATTTGCAGCCACTTTCAGAATCGCGTAAAATAAAACGAGTAGATTCTGCCGTGGAGGAAAAGATAGAGGCGAGTAAGCCGACGGAGAAGGAGTCGTTGGCCGTAGAAATCAAAGAGGCGGACAGTGGGGAGAGCGCGCATCCTTCCCCGTGTCCTGACAACAACACCAAGTTAAATAACCGAGATGAGAAAGCGGAAACGTCGAGCATGATCGAGGCAACGAGGAGCAAAAACGAGAAAGACGCGAATGCAACTGAGAACAGACGACCATCGCTCATCAGAGGAAACACGTTCGAGCTTGACTCTAACGACGAGAAATTATCCGTTTTGAGACAAGAGTACGAGCGCAGGCAAGGTAGCCTCATTTTTCAAAGCGCCATTCCACAATATTCCGGACATCGTGTGGATGGAGATTCCATTTGTCACCACGTACCTCCCGATTCTGTAGTTCCGCGTCCTCCGCGTACCGAACCGTCGTCGATCACGTTCACCCCCGATATGCGGGTCGCCGTTAATACTCAGCATTCAATGTCGTATTTATTGGACGGTCAACGTGGACAACAATACGAGATTAATCAAACGCAAACGCAAACAACGTACTTACAGTCCGGTCTCAGCGAGTCTTGCGCGGTTTATCCGGTTGTCAAAAGTGCCAGCGACAAATCTATCATGGATCGTGGCATGGACTCGGACGATGCGTCGAATCCGTGCTGTAGTAGCTTGCCGGTTACCTTAGACTCTATTTTGGAGAAAGGTAACCGAACGGAGCCTGTAAAGAGAAGTAAACGAGATGAAGCCACTCCGATTATTTCTGGTGGTGTTAGCACCTCGGATTACTCAAAACCTTCGGACAGTCCCACAGTGCGACGCAAAACGGAATCCACACCGATCGTATCGGGTGGCTCGGTGATTATGAACAAGCCTGAAGTCAAAGTCAAGTCCTCCAGAATGTCTTCCTCCATGACTGCCTGGGTGGTCGACATGAGTGACTGTAATAAGGAGGAGCCGAAATCTCGAAACACGTCGCGGAGCATGTCGCAAAGCTTTTCCACTTCCGAAAGCATCAGAAAATCCACGCAAAAGTCGGGCACGCATGAAAAACACGGTAGTTTAGGCTTCTTTGTCAATCTGAAGGATGTGAACGATGATGTTAAACGTGATCGTTCACTCGAGAGGAAGCAGGAACGCGACGGCAACGGTAAGCCTTATTGTGAATTTTACGTAGATATCTCTGACAAGAATAATAGTGTTAAAGTCAAGTCTGCCGAGAGGCAAGATACAGGCACGATAAACGATATTTCTAACAAAGGtgaggagaagaagaacatCTTCTCAATGTTTATCGATCTAAATGATACGCGTGAGACCGGTGGAgacgcggcggcggtggttgTGGCTCCGACGCATAGGCGAAGCTTCTCGACGATTATACCTAATAAATTAACAGATATTAAGACGGATGATAGTAGCTCCAGAGATAACAGTAGCGCCACGGGAGATAATCAGTTACCGCAAGAacaaaagaaggaaaaaacaAAACCTAGCGTCTTTATGTTTATAGAATCCGATTCTCCTGTGGTGCGGAGACGGACGCTATCTACTTCACGACCAACGTTCAAGCGGCACTCGTGGAACGTAGACAAGACACACGCGACAAGTAGCGGTAACGCCAGTAACGGCTGCGTCGCAAAAGAGCTTATGTTTAGAAGAGAACACAAACGTGCGCACAGCGTGTCGATGGACAGTCGCGGCATTACTAAACAATTCCAAGCGAAGACGAGCTCGTCCAGTCACTCGTTGAGCGACGCGGCCAAGGCGGATTCTTacaatcataaaaatttcaagacacTACAAGAGCGTGAGATCAACTCCAACAATATGGACACATCGTCCGAGGATGTATTCGAGTTTGACGTAAAGGACACTCCACCAAATTCTCACGTGGAGATCGAAAATGAACAACTGCGCGTCGTCAGCGTGAATCACTGCGAATACAAAGAAATAGTTGACGATCACGTGGAGAATTTGGAAACTAACGAGACGAAAGCGTACGAGGATGAGTTCTCGGAGACTTCCGCTTGGGAAAAGACATGTACGGAGAGCACGGAAGGTCACACTCGCAAAAGTGAAACGTTTGATATCAGTAGTGGCAGCGAACCTTCCCCATCGGATAGCGACAACCACTATTACGACGTGACTGATGTGTTGAATTCGAGTGTTAACGATAGATCACAACTACGTGCTGCGGGAAACAGTAGTAAGATATCGGAAACTCGCAAGTCGTTGAGTGAAACTATAAAGAAAATCGAGTGCGAATTGAAGGAGCCGGAATATAATGGCGCGGATCAAACGTACGATTGTCGTTTTTCGAAGAAAACTGGAAAAGTGCTCGGTCGTACGTTAAAGAATTTGCATTCAGATTTTCATAAGACAAGTACTTGCAGTTTTGTACGTCTGTCGGATTTGGATAAAACGCCAACGGCTAATCACGCGTCGGACGTGTTGACAGTGCAGAAGGATGACAGAAGCACGTATCGGATGAGCAGTAGTATCCCGGAAACATCGTGGATAGAGAGCAAGCTGGCAGTGACGAGGAATAACGGCCCTGCAGTTAAACCGGTCTCTAGGAAACTCGCTTCTGTTATGAGCACGTCGCTTCCATCCAAACAGAAGTCTCCGTTGGAGGATTTGACCGGTGATTGCGAAGCGGAAGGGATTATCTCCGAATCTGATCTCAGCAGCATGCAAAGTAGTATGGGACGTTCCGGAGCGG aAGGCAGCACAGAAGAAACTGAAACGTCAAGCATAGCTGGGGCAAAGCCATACAATAGACTGGGTGAGGATTTATTAAGGATGTTCTTGGAAGAAATCAATCCTGACATTACAATAGATGTAGCTGGCCGGCATATAAGAGCACATAAATGCATATTAAGTTCTCGTTGCCAATATTTTGCCGCAATTTTGAGCGGCGGATGGATTGAAAGTGCAGGCAATGTTATTTCTCTACAAGG GTATTCTTATAATGCAGTTCATTTTGCATTATGTCATATCTACAGTGGAGAAAGTAATATACCAGATTCTATAAGTATCGTTGAATTAGCGACGTTAGCAGATATGTTGTGTTTGGAAGGTCTTAAAGAAGTTATAGGATACACGCTTAAGCTTAAATATTGCCACCTGTTTCATAag CCTTGCCAAATATGTGCCGTTGGAGTGTTGGAATGTATGCCGTTGGCGGCAGCGTATGGTCTGGATGAGGTATATCGAAAATCACTTAGATGGATTACGAAGCACTTCGTACGAATATGGCCATGCAAAACATTTGCGACTCTTCCGAGAGAACTTACGGAAAAATGTTATCATCAGCACATAGTGCACATG TCCACCGACAACGTGCTACAAACTATGATGGATTGCGATAAACTGTTGGCAACCTTACCGAACGTACGATGGGCAGAGCCGGTATTTCGAATGGTATCGAATCTGTTGGAGACGTCGATAAAATTCTTGTCGGAAAATTTCGCAAGTGTCTTGGGAAACGATAATTTTCAATCGCTTGGCCGCGAGCTAACGTGGAACATCAGCCGTTTGGAAGATCATTTTCTAGCAGCCGTCGAACACGTGCTACCCGAACAAGCGTGCAAAAGTTATtcgaaattgaataaaatgcTAGTCACATCGCAGACGGATGATTTTCAAGGTAAAATCAAGTGGGGACCACTGTTTATCGATTTCCTCCACAAGCTTCAAGTCCGTGTGGAAAAGTGCTTGGTGCGTGATGCCGCACGTGCTGCGAGAACCACCGCATGGTTGAAAATGGATCTAGAACTTCGCAGGAGAATACAGGAGCTAGCTTGTCTCGTAATCTTGCCTCACGAGACCTCGAAACATCTATCTAGACACTCGAACTTTCTAAAG gAATCTCGTGCGCCGCCAAATCGTTCGACGATAAGCCGCAGCTTGGATTTAAAACGTGTAAAAATGGCGATTTCGGAGCACAACGACAAAACTTTAAAGCAGATACCGTCATCCACCAAACCAACCAAGAAAGTTTTATGTAAGCCAAAAACAGATCCGCTCGAGCGTAAAATGCAGGaagataaacaaattactTCTGAGACCGTTAGACCAAAATCGTGGCCTAATAAGATAGAG GTAAAATCAAGATATTTGGAACCAAGAAACAAACCTGTTCCAAAGGAAAACGTGCCTATGCATCACGACAAAATCGTACAACAACGGCGCAAAATTATGATTTCCTCGTCTGATTCGTCACGTACTTCGAGCCCGGCGATGAAACGTGCGACGGATAAAAAACCACTGTCCAAGATGAAGCTACCAGTTAGGAAAGATGTAAAAGCTCTCTCGTCAGACAGCTTAACGGAGGCGAACGCGGGTCGAACTGGTAACAAAAAGGATTTGATCAGCAAAAGTTGCGCTATTACGAGACCCGAGTCACCTTCTTTTAAACAGAAAAGTACCGAAATAGGTTTATCGGTCGATTCTTTGGAGACCAAGAGTAAACCGGTCACCGTTAAAAAGAAAGTCAACAAGATGGATACATCCATGTCTACCGATAGTCTTATGACGGAGGTAACGACGACTCCAAAATCTAATGTGTCCAATAAATTGTCGCCTACTTTAATAAAAGCGAACAAAACGCAAACTTATGACAG GATGAAAAAGAGCTCACCACCGACACAGCAGAGGAGCCCATTAACGATCACTAAGAGGCCTCTGAGATCCGTGGAAAGTTCTACCGCCGCCAGTCGCAGTAGAGCCGCTGCTATCAGTAGCACGTATCATGGTTCACCGAGTTTACGCAGAAACTTATTAGATGCTGCAAGGACGCCGGACGTCCCCGGTAAACCGGTGAATACAGTGGCTCCTTTCAGGACGCGACTAGTCATGCAGACAAACGTTCCTCTCAACgcgaagagagaaaggaaggaaacTCAAACGTCGCAGAGCTCTGATAGCCCTAGCAAGAAATCTTCCCCAAAGTCTAACATTAGCGGTAAGATGGGAGGCAGCGGCAAGTCAGTGATCGCCGGCAAGAAAATTGTCGGTAATAAAGCTGACGACAAGATCAAAAAGTGCCATACGCAGGAGGCGCAAAGGCAACCCACGGTAGGTTCGAGATCTGGCACGTTCCTCAAAGATGAACCTACGATACTTAAGAAAGTGGACATTAAATCATCACAAATTAATACTTAA